A section of the Paenibacillus yonginensis genome encodes:
- a CDS encoding DUF3892 domain-containing protein codes for MALPTRETFIAVQKNGDGDLTAFKTSSGRVLNYEEALREVQAGAIAGVNTFKGRDGEFYIRGDADGDPTNNLDALPGF; via the coding sequence ATGGCATTGCCTACAAGAGAGACCTTTATTGCGGTTCAGAAGAACGGAGACGGCGATCTGACGGCTTTCAAAACGTCCAGCGGCCGCGTGCTGAATTATGAAGAGGCGCTTCGAGAGGTACAGGCAGGCGCTATTGCCGGTGTGAACACCTTTAAAGGCCGGGATGGCGAGTTTTATATCCGCGGGGACGCCGACGGTGATCCGACCAACAATCTGGATGCGCTGCCGGGTTTCTAA